In Melospiza melodia melodia isolate bMelMel2 unplaced genomic scaffold, bMelMel2.pri scaffold_18, whole genome shotgun sequence, the following are encoded in one genomic region:
- the LOC134433456 gene encoding olfactory receptor 14J1-like produces the protein MPNSSSISHFLLLALADTRQLQLLHFCLLLGISLAALLGNSLIISAVACGHHLHMPMFFFLLNLALSDLGSICTTVPKAMHNSLWDTRAISYTGCAAQVFFFMFFISAEFYLLTIMCYDRYVSICKPLHHETLLGSRACAHMAAAAWASAFLTALMHTANTFSLPLCQGNALDQFFCEIPQILKLSCSKSYFREVGLIDVSACLALCCFLFIVFSYVQIFRAVLRIPSEQGRHKAFSTCLPHLAVVSLFLSTAAFAHLKPPSISSPSLDL, from the coding sequence atgcccaacagcagctccatcagccacttcctcctgctggcattggcagacacgcggcagctgcagctcctgcacttctgcctcttgctgggcatctccctggctgccctcctgggcaacagcctcatcatcagcgccgtagcctgcggccaccacctgcacatgcccatgttcttcttcctgctcaacctggccctcagcgacctgggctccatctgcaccactgtccccaaagccatgcacaattccctctgggacacaagggccatctcctacacaggatgtgctgctcaggtctttttctttatgttcttcatctcagcagaattttatctgctgaccatcatgtgctatgaccgctacgtgtctatctgcaaacccctgcaccatgagaccctcctgggcagcagagcttgtgcccacatggcagcagctgcctgggccagtgcctttctcactgctctcatgcacacggccaatacattttccctgcccctgtgccagggcaatgccctggaccagttcttctgtgaaatcccacagatcctcaagctctcctgctccaaatcctacttTAGGGAAGTTGGGCTCATTGATGTTAGTGCTTGTTTAGCATTGTGTTGTTtcctgttcattgttttctcctatgtgcagatcttcagggctgtgctgaggatcccctctgagcagggacggcacaaagccttttccacctgcctccctcacctggccgtggtatccctgttcctcagcacagccgcatttgctcacctgaagcccccctccatctcttccccatccctggatctgtga